ACAGTTTATACTTTTAGTGATCATATATGGGGAAGCAATCATGATAAACCCGATGGTAAAAAACAAATGTTGATAAGTGCTTTAGAAGGAAAAGAAATTTATCATTACCACCATTCTAATTTTATAGAAGCGGTTGCAGATAGCACAAAAGCAATTCAGGCCATAGTAAAAGAAATTAATAAATCTAAAAAACAAGATCCATTAACAATTATTGCTGCAGGGCCTATGCATGTTGTTGGAAGTGCTATTGCCAAAGCCAAAAAATCTAAATTAAAATACGTGAGATTAATTTCTCATTCTAATTGGAATGATAATCATTCTGATAAACCATATAATTGGGAACATCACTCAGGGTGGACTTGGAAAGAAATAAAAGAAACTTTCTCGTCTAGCGGATTGATTTGTGATAGAATTCTAGACCAAAATGGAGGAAAAGATTATGAGGGAATGAAAGCCCCAAAACACATGTTCGATTGGATTAAAAACTCACCAATAAGAGAAGGTTCTGAGGAAGTTTCAAAACAATTAGATTGGCTGTATAAAAGACAATTAACTTGTGTAAAAAAAGGTGATTTAGACCCTTCTGATGCTGGAATGATTATTTATTTACTTACCGGCAAACAAAAAACAAATCCAGAAGATGCTAGAAAAATTATTGAGCATAAAACCCTTTAAATCTCGTAAACTTAATTAAGAATGAAATATAAAATAGCAGCAATATTCTTATTGCCTTGTGTTTTAATATTGACTTTGTCTTTTAAAACAAAACCTAAAAAAATCTATCATAAAGATTGGATAGATTTTAACAAAAATGGAGTAAAAGATGTTTTTGAAGATCCTAAGGCAGATATAGAAGATAGGGTACAGAACCTTGTTTCTTTAATGAATGTTGACGAAAAAACTTGTCAGCTAGTAACGCTATACGGATATGCACGCGTTTTAGAAGATGAATTGCCTACGCCTGAATGGAAAAATAGAGTGTGGAAAGATGGTATTGCTAATATTGATGAGCACTTAAACACCATTCACGGAAGAGAAAATACTTATACAGAAAATTCATATCCATATAGTAATCATGCGGAGGCTATTAATAAAGTTCAAAAATGGTTTATAGAAGAAACTAGAATGGGAATTCCTGTAGATTTCACCAATGAAGGAGTTCACGGACTTTGTCATAAAAAAGCTACTCCTTTACCAGCTCCCATTGGTATTGGAAGTACATGGAACAAAGAATTGGTTTACAAAGCAGGAACTGTAGTAGGTAGAGAAGCAAAAGCTTTAGGTTATACAAATGTGTATGCTCCCATTTTAGATGTTGCAAGAGACCAAAGGTGGGGAAGGGTTTTAGAATGTTATGGAGAGGAACCTTTTCATATTTCAGAAATGGGAAAACAAATGGTTAAGGGAATTCAATCTCAAGGAATAGCTTCTACCATCAAGCATTTTGCTGTTTATAGTATCCCAAAAGGAGCTAGAGATGGAGATGCAAGAACGGATCCGCATGTAGCACCAAGAGAAATGCATCAGTTGCATTTGTATCCTTTTAAAAAAGTAATTAAGGAAGCAAAGCCTATGGGTGTTATGAGTAGTTATAACGATTATGATGGTGAACCCGTAAGTGCTAGTTATTATTTTTTAACAGAACTATTAAGAGAAGAATACGGTTTTAATGGTTATGTAGTTTCTGACAGTGAGGCAGTTGAATATGTGTCGGATAAACATCATGTAGCAGCAGATTATAAAGAAGCTGTAAGACAGGTAATTGAAGCAGGATTAAATGTAAGAACTACTTTTAGAACACCAGAATCTTTTGTAAAACCTTTAAGAGAATTAATTCAAGAAGGAAAGTTGTCTATGAAAACCATAGATTTAAGAGTGGCAGAAGTACTAAGAGTTAAGTTTAAGTTAGGTTTGTTTGATCAGCCTTATGTAGAAACCCCAAAAAAATCTAATGAATTGGTTCATACTAAGCAAGATGAAGAATTTTCTAAACAAATCAATAGAGAGTCATTAGTCTTGTTAAAAAACGAAAACAATTTATTGCCTTTAAATGTAAATAATTATAAAAACATCTTAGTAACAGGTCCCTTAGCAGATGAGGTTAATTTTACCTATAGTAGGTATGGGCCAGCAGAAAATCCATCAACCTCAGTATATCAAGGAATTAAAAAATATGCTAAAAATAGTGCTAATGTTTATTACGAAAAAGGTTGTGATATAGTAGATCCTAATTGGCCAGGAAGTGAGATTATTCCTACTCCTTTATCAGTAGAAGAGCAAGCAAGCATTAATGCTGCTGTAGAAAAAGCAAAACAATCAGATGTAATTATTGCTGTAGTAGGAGAGGATGAAAAACGAGTGGGGGAAACAAAATCAAGAACTAGTCTTGGACTTCCAGGAAGACAATTTCAGTTAGTACAAGCTTTATACGCTACAGGAAAACCTGTTGTTTTGGTATTGATTAATGGTCAACCTTTAACCATCAACTGGGAAAATAAGTATTTACCAGCTATTTTAGAAGCCTGGTTTCCTAGCACTGCAGCAGGAGAAGTGATTGCTGAAACTTTATTTGGAGATTATAACCCTGGAGGAAAGTTGTCTGTAACTTTTCCTAAATCAGTAGGACAAATACCTTTAAACTTCCCTTTTAAACCAGGTTCTCAAGCAGGGCAGCCAGGTTCTGGTCCCAATGGATATGGTAATACAAGAGTGCTTGGGCCATTGTATCCTTTTGGTTATGGTTTAAGTTATACTACATTTAAGTATAGTGATTTGGTTGTCAATCAAAAAACAAAACATTCTCAAAGTGATGTACTTGTTTCTTTTAAAATAACCAATACAGGAAAAAGAGAGGGGGATGAAATTGTACAAATGTATGTAAAAGACAAGGTGAGTAGTGTTACTACTTATGAATCACAACTTAGAGGTTTTGAACGTGTTCATTTATCACCAGGAGAAACTAAAACAGTACAGTTTACTTTACAGCCAGAAGATTTAGAAATTTTGGATAAAAATATGAATTGGACAGTTGAGTCAGGAACTTTTAAAATCATGATTGGTAGTTCATCAGTGGAGATTCATTTAAGTGAAGAGTTTGAAGTTTTGTAGAAAAAACATCCGATAGTATCTATGGTTTTGATATCAAAAAATGTGGTCGTTATAGAAAGGTTTGTCAAGAATAAAAAAAGTAAAATAATAAGTCAGGGTTTGGTTAAATATGTTAAATAATTTTCGGTGTTTTACTAAAAATCTCTACAAACCCACTGAATACAGTGTTTTCACCCTTAAAAAGGGTATTGTTTTATTGAATTTGATTCATAGTTTATATTTAAAAAAAGCAGATGTCGTTATCATTGTATTGTAAATATGACTTAAATCTAATAACTCCATTTTTTAGATTTATTAAAAGAAAAATATAATATGAAAGTTTTAAAAATGATTTTGGCAACGTGTTGTTTGGTTGCTTTGCTGTTTGTCTATGGGTGTGAAAATAAAGAAAAGACAAAAAGCGCTACGGAAGTTGTTCTTGATAAAAGTGTATCAAAGGTAAAAGATGTAATGCAGTCTTTAACAGAAGTAGATAGTTTTCCAAGAAACATAACAAAAGGGAAAAAGAACTGGAACTTTGTAGGTTACAGAGATTGGTGTTCTGGTTTTTACCCAGGAGTATTATGGTATGCTTATGAGTATTCTAAAGATGAAGAAATAAGAAAAGGAGCCGAAGCATTTACAGCTTCTTTAAAAGATATTGCATACACACCTGCTGATAATCACGACATCGGTTTTATGATGTACTGTAGCTACGGAAATGGATATAGATTAACTGGTAATGAGGAGTATAAAGATATTTTATTAGCCTCTGCAGATACATTGGCTACTTTGTACAACCCTAAAGTTGGAACTATTTTATCTTGGCCTGGAATGACAGAAAAAATGGGACATAACACCATTATTGATAACATGATGAATTTAGAGTTGCTTTTTTGGGCAGCTAAAAATGGAGGAGATCATAAATTGTATGATATCGCAAAAAGTCATGCAGAAGTATCTATGAAGTACTTAGTACGTCCAGATAACTCAATTTATCACGTAATTTGTTTTGATCAAGAAACAGGTGAGTTTGTTAAAGGAATAACACACCAAGGTTATGCTGATGAGTCTATGTGGGCTAGAGGACAAGGATGGGGAATCTATGGTTTCTCAATGTCTTACAGAGAAACAGGAGATGAAGAGTTTTTAAATACAGCTATTGGTTTGGCTGATCATTTTATAGAAAGATTACCAGAAGATGGTATACCATATTGGGATTTTGATGATCCAAAAATTCCTAACGCACCAAAAGATGCTTCAGCTGCTGGAGTTGTAGCTTGTGGTATGTTAGAGTTGTCTAGTTTAGTTAAAGATGAGGCTTTAAAAACAAAGTACTTTAACGCAGCAAAATCATTAATCACAAAATTAAGTTCTGATGAGTATTTAAGCGGTGATGTTAACGATGCTTTATTGTTACATTCAACAGGACACATGCCTCATAACTCAGAAATTGATGTTCCAATTGTATATGCAGACTATTATTTTATGGAAGCATTGTTGAGATTAAAAAAAGCAGAAAGTATAGATTAGTTTATATTTATTAAGGCTAGGAATAGTCTTCATTTTATTAGTTATCCCATTGTAGTGCATCACTACAATGGGTTTTTTTATGGCTTTATTCAAAGGTGTTTTTTGATGTTTTAATAAGCTTATATAGATGTTTAATTACTGAAAAAATAGATAAACTCAGCGTCTAGTTTTATGAATTAAAATAAAAGATAAAGTTGAGTTTTTGTGTAGATATTGATTGTTTTTCTTTTGGTAATAAAACAATAAAAAATGAAGTGTTTTTGTTAAAACCCGTTGTGTTTACTTGCTTTAGGGATAAAATGGTTTCTTAGTTATAGTCTTTGCACCATGATTTATTCTATTTTTTAAAGTCAAATCTTAGATTGCACTAGTATTTAAAATAATTTCATAAAGACGAGTTTTTTGTGACTTTTTTTAAGGATATGATTACCGATGAATTGGTGATTTGATTTTGAAGATGAATTATGAATAAAGTTAAGAATTACATCCTGTTTTTATTTTTGTTTAGCATCACAATTTGTGGGCAATCACAAAATATAATAAGTGAGAATTTAAAGGAAGCTCCGGTTGATGGAGGACTTAAAATGGATGATTATTGGGTGTGGGGGAGTTCTGTGATTAAAGGAGAAGATGGAAAATATCACATGTATGCTTCTCGTTGGTCTAGCTATTTACCATTTCACCCAGGATGGATGATTGATTCAGAAATTGTTCATGCTGTTTCTAACACTCCAGAGGGGCCATATCAGTTTCAAGATGTTGCTTTAGGAGCGAGAGGGGCACAATACTGGGATGGAAGATCTTGTCATAACCCTAAAATAGTTAAGCATCATGATACTTACATTTTGTATTACATGGGATCTACTCACCCTTTTGAAGAAGTGACTAAAGAAAATGTTAGTGAGTTTGATTTGTTAAGTAAATGGTGTATCACAGCTCGTTGGAGAAAACGTATAGGTGTGGCAACTTCTAAAAGTCCAAATGGACCATGGAAAAGATTAAATGCTCCAATTCTTGAAGTAAAACCAAATTCTTATTATAGTTTCTTAACGTCAAATCCATCACCATTAATTAAAGAAGATGGTTCTGTTGTTTTGTTGTTTAAAGGTCGCTCTTACAAAGAAGATGGAATTAGTAATAGTGACATGAGTATTGGTGTAGCAACTGCTCCTTCTTACAATGGTAAATATACGGTAGTTGGCGATGAACCTTTGTTTTCAATGGAACGTTTTGGTGAAGTTGAAGATCCTCACTTATGGAGTGATGATAATGGTTTTCATATGGTTGCTAAAGATCAACGTGGTGCTATTACAGGTGGTAAGGGAGATGGTTTGTTAGCACATTCAAAAGATGGAATAAATTGGGTGGTTGATGAAAGTCCTAGAGCTTACACTAAAATGGTAAAATGGGATAATGGAAAAACAATTAAACAAGGGCAGTTAGAGCGTCCATTTGTTTTTGTGGAAGATGGGAAACCTACACATATTTTCTTTGCGACTATGAACGGTCCTGGAGGATTTTCAAACGGAACTAAAACATGGAATATGGTAATTCCATTACAATAAATAAAAAATTAAGACAAACAATTATATTATAACAAAATGAACAAGAAAATACTTTTATGGTCTATTACAGCAGCACTTGCTGGGTTTTTATTTGGATTTGACGTAGTAGTGATCTCTGGAGCAGACAAAAAATTACAACTTTTATGGGACTCTTCGGATGCTTTTCATGGTTGGGTAGTAATGGGTATGGCTCTTTGGGGAACTGTATTAGGGGCAGTTTTTGGAGGTTATCCTACCAACAAATTTGGACGTAAAAACACCTTAATTGTTATTGGAATATTGTTTGCTGTTTCTGCAATTGGATCAGCATTATCTAATGATCCTTATATTTTTGCTTTTGCTCGTTTTA
Above is a genomic segment from Wenyingzhuangia fucanilytica containing:
- a CDS encoding glycoside hydrolase family 88 protein, producing MKVLKMILATCCLVALLFVYGCENKEKTKSATEVVLDKSVSKVKDVMQSLTEVDSFPRNITKGKKNWNFVGYRDWCSGFYPGVLWYAYEYSKDEEIRKGAEAFTASLKDIAYTPADNHDIGFMMYCSYGNGYRLTGNEEYKDILLASADTLATLYNPKVGTILSWPGMTEKMGHNTIIDNMMNLELLFWAAKNGGDHKLYDIAKSHAEVSMKYLVRPDNSIYHVICFDQETGEFVKGITHQGYADESMWARGQGWGIYGFSMSYRETGDEEFLNTAIGLADHFIERLPEDGIPYWDFDDPKIPNAPKDASAAGVVACGMLELSSLVKDEALKTKYFNAAKSLITKLSSDEYLSGDVNDALLLHSTGHMPHNSEIDVPIVYADYYFMEALLRLKKAESID
- a CDS encoding glycoside hydrolase family 3 N-terminal domain-containing protein → MKYKIAAIFLLPCVLILTLSFKTKPKKIYHKDWIDFNKNGVKDVFEDPKADIEDRVQNLVSLMNVDEKTCQLVTLYGYARVLEDELPTPEWKNRVWKDGIANIDEHLNTIHGRENTYTENSYPYSNHAEAINKVQKWFIEETRMGIPVDFTNEGVHGLCHKKATPLPAPIGIGSTWNKELVYKAGTVVGREAKALGYTNVYAPILDVARDQRWGRVLECYGEEPFHISEMGKQMVKGIQSQGIASTIKHFAVYSIPKGARDGDARTDPHVAPREMHQLHLYPFKKVIKEAKPMGVMSSYNDYDGEPVSASYYFLTELLREEYGFNGYVVSDSEAVEYVSDKHHVAADYKEAVRQVIEAGLNVRTTFRTPESFVKPLRELIQEGKLSMKTIDLRVAEVLRVKFKLGLFDQPYVETPKKSNELVHTKQDEEFSKQINRESLVLLKNENNLLPLNVNNYKNILVTGPLADEVNFTYSRYGPAENPSTSVYQGIKKYAKNSANVYYEKGCDIVDPNWPGSEIIPTPLSVEEQASINAAVEKAKQSDVIIAVVGEDEKRVGETKSRTSLGLPGRQFQLVQALYATGKPVVLVLINGQPLTINWENKYLPAILEAWFPSTAAGEVIAETLFGDYNPGGKLSVTFPKSVGQIPLNFPFKPGSQAGQPGSGPNGYGNTRVLGPLYPFGYGLSYTTFKYSDLVVNQKTKHSQSDVLVSFKITNTGKREGDEIVQMYVKDKVSSVTTYESQLRGFERVHLSPGETKTVQFTLQPEDLEILDKNMNWTVESGTFKIMIGSSSVEIHLSEEFEVL
- a CDS encoding glycoside hydrolase family protein, which codes for MNKVKNYILFLFLFSITICGQSQNIISENLKEAPVDGGLKMDDYWVWGSSVIKGEDGKYHMYASRWSSYLPFHPGWMIDSEIVHAVSNTPEGPYQFQDVALGARGAQYWDGRSCHNPKIVKHHDTYILYYMGSTHPFEEVTKENVSEFDLLSKWCITARWRKRIGVATSKSPNGPWKRLNAPILEVKPNSYYSFLTSNPSPLIKEDGSVVLLFKGRSYKEDGISNSDMSIGVATAPSYNGKYTVVGDEPLFSMERFGEVEDPHLWSDDNGFHMVAKDQRGAITGGKGDGLLAHSKDGINWVVDESPRAYTKMVKWDNGKTIKQGQLERPFVFVEDGKPTHIFFATMNGPGGFSNGTKTWNMVIPLQ